A stretch of DNA from Oryza brachyantha chromosome 4, ObraRS2, whole genome shotgun sequence:
TGGAGCTAAATTcatgctgcatgcatggacTGAATTATTTCCTCGATCTCCGCGTGTCACTCGCTAGAGCTCGTCCTGGACTTCAGTTCAGATACTACGTTACTAGTACTATTCCAGTCCTATATGGACATGAGGTAGTATATTTGTTGCCTATATATAATTGCATTGAAGTGCCTGTCTTTATGTTATATAGAGCCTTTTAAAcgtctttaaaaaatatatttaaggtACAATagtttttagtgtaaaaatttaagtatcccgaataaaattttacactaaaattttttgatacctcaaattactttttaaggatgataaaaaaacccgtatatatatatatatatatcgttcTTGACTGGATTAGCAAATGACGACAGGGATTAAGATTAGCTGATTAGGATGCACTATTCGATCAGCTAACGTCTCGGGTGGAGAAAGGATTCTTGAAATCTGCTTTACTATTGGTTAATTAATCTGAAGATGGCGACATGATTTGAACCTGAACAAAGTTTATACAGTAGTACAGTAGGTAGTACCGGAGTACAGCCATACTAGCATTGTTAGTTAATCGAGTTatgctttgtttcttttaagaGAGACAGCGGCAGCATCTCTCGTACGTGCTCCCTGCCCTTATAATTATACGCTCGATGGCAACAACACTGAAGTCTAGATCAAGAGCGAGggttaaattaattagagaaGTTACACACTGAAGTATTGTTTTTATCCTTCTTTGCTTCATCTTCAAAGATGACGAAGAGCTCGATGGGGGATGGCAAACCAGCTATGGCCGGAATaatggaaggaaaaaagatgaAAGGCAGCAGGAACTTATGAGGGCTCgtttgaatcacaggaatgaaaaaatggaggaatatgaaaaatataggattcttGCAGGAATATAAATGTAAAACAGAGAATCGTAAAAGACAGAAAAAACGTagaaatgaccgtttgattcgACCACGGACGGAAAAAACAGAAATTTgatgagagataaagactcaaatgattttttttccatgaggttctacatcttgttaaatttcctacAAAACTTGAATGGGAAGAGGCAtcccataggaatttcataggatttgaTAAGGTCCATTCTTTTGATTTAAAGagctttgtagaaaaaatttctatagaaataaaatattctaaaatttatatgaattttcaaTGAATCAAAGAGGACCTTAATTGCAGGAGCAATAGAGGGAAACTTACCGATgcaaaggagaagaaagaaaaaggagtaCGCATGAAGGCTGAAACAAATGAAGTGAGAATCCTAGCTGCTAAAATTCAACTCTACTGACTACTAGTAGTGTTTAGCTTCAGACAGGTGAATGTATGCCGTAGAGCACATTCTTGTGTGAAGAAACGCACGCATGCAACACCCTGATGTACTGTTTGTTTCGGTTCAGATATGTAGAGCTCCTTTTCCCCTGTAGGCTGTAGCTGCTGCTGTTATTATGTTTCATCTTTATTCTTTATTCCCTTCCGACCGGCGGACTCTGCGTCCCGGGTTGAGGTTGATAGCTCCTCTGTCTGCAGCTGCTGTTTACAGTGACTCACAGTTACTGTTACAGTGAGCGAgcgatttttcttttccagaCAATAGTGAGTGAGggtctgtttagttcctaaaattttttttcaaaaacatcacatcgaatttttgagcacctaaataaagcattaaacatagatgaaccaaaaaactaattgcacagttacggaagaaatcttgagacgaattttttgagcctaattagcacatgattagctataaatgctacattaaccaacatgtactaatgatggattaattaggctcaaaagattcgtctcgcggtttcaaGGCTAgttgtgaaattcgttttttcattcgtgtccgaaaacccctttcgacatccgatcaaacatttaacgtgacacttcttccaaaaattttctcaatctaaacacatctgagtgagtgagtgcaAAGTGTCCCCTTTTGCAGCTTGCAGCAGCCAtcaggggagggaggagaggagaagacAGGAGAGTAGAGTTTCATCAGGTCAGGAGGACCATGCATGCTGATGGGCATCTCCCAGTcccagccaccaccaccatgccAGCCTTTCTACGGACCCCAATGCAACGATGCAATGCTCTCCTTTCAATCAAAATtacccccctctctctctctctctctctcgttggTGTTGTGTTGCtccctttctcttttctttttctttgggcGTGCAGATCCATAGACATCATGCTGCAACTGCCACTGCCATGGCCACTACCGCTACCTCTGCACAAATGGACGAGTGCTACTCCACTCCACTGCTACACAGCCAGCAACAGCCAAGGATTGGAGGAGCATGCGAGTGTGTTCCATCCCCGTCCAAGCCGTGTCGTCGTGTGTCGTGTGCCATTGCCTACTTGACCGCTCCACTTCAGCCGGAAAAACACACAATAAACCAGCGTAGAACACACTGCCAGAGACAAAACAATACCAAAAAAAGGCATCATCTCTAGATAAGGCCAAACTGAAAGCTGTCAGTATCTGCATATGATATACTTTATTAATTGAACGAATACCAGGTATGTTCCATCTCGTTCAGGTTTAGGTTCAGGTtcctttgtatatatgtatcctATATATCGTCTCAGTTGTATTTAGTATATCAAACTACtctgaattatttttctttccatcCTCGTTGGATCGAATTCTATACGATTAGTTCCATGAATGTTTGCTAGTCTTTGCTATTTTCTCATCTCCTAATTACTGTACTAGCCCTTAACATAAttactaaatttatcattattccaaaagtaaaaaaaaaaagatgcaggTGCTATGGAAATACTTCCTCCCTCCTAGAATGTATAGGGAACAAATCTGGGTGGGCATTTGTGAGCGTGGATTCTAAGCTTTCGAGGGAACAACCCCTCGTCGGCTTCTCGTCTATTGCATGCTatccaaataattataaaaaatatgaaaaaaattgtgaagatagattaatatgtgatatatcttaaaatatgatttctacaattcataacaaaaataacaaataaaactgtGAATAGTAAACACATATTCACAATcgtatatttgttattttttctatggattgtagaagttatattttaacttgcatgtttatataatgatatcacatattaatctatctttatatttttttaatgactatttagatagcatacAATAGAAGTGAAAGACGTCCTCTCAAGAgtttaaaatagttttctGGGCCTTTGTTTAGATATATTAATGGATCCCTTATATTTAAGGACAGAGCTAGTAACAAACTAGTACTAAATTATATTGTATAGGGAACAAATGTCAGCTAATAGTAGTACATAATATCAGCATGTTATTCGGTGCGGTTTGAGCAGACAGttggataaaaagaaaaagtgcGTGGATAAGTCCAATTtaacacatgcatatgcatgctctGATTTGATCTTAATTAGTCCCCTGCCAAAACATGAGGGAAGCAGTGTCCAAAACACCATTATGATGCCACGCTGGATAAGGCCATCATTACTGTTCTGTCTCAGCAGCCCTTAATCAGGCAACCATTTCACTCCATCTCTCTCAGTCTCAGCTTCTGAATTCTCATCCGACCTAGATAGATGCCGTTCCACCCTCCAAAGGGAGCAGCATCTCTAGCAACAGAGCCAACCGGCCTCCACTTTATTagagaagaaaacaacaacaagaagaagaagcatcaTTCACTCCACTAGCTCGCTTGCAAAAGATACACACAGAGGGGCTAGCTCAAAGAGATAGAGCAATGGTGGAACCGGGGAGAGCGGCAGCTGCGCGGGAGACCAAGGCCACCTCAGACGCCGGCATGAAGAAGAAGGTGACGCTGGTAGCGTCCAGGAAGCTGGATCAGAAAGAGAAGAAGGATTGCAGCAAGTGCAGCAGCAGAGAGGAGTGCGCAGAGCCGGAGAGCCCTTCCTACAGGTTAGCTCTCAGGAGCCTCTTCTCCTGCAgaaacaacagcagcagccacGCGCACTCTCGCCGGCCTCACGCTCACCACCGCACCGACTGCAAGAAGCTCGGCTGCAACTCCGCCTCCGTCTGCAAGCTCAGCACGCAGAGGCCGGCGGACGAGGAGCTCAAGGTCGTCAAGGACAACAAGCCATCGCTCACGGCGGAGCCGTACTGCAAGCGGCGGGCGTCGGTGAGCGcctgcaacagcagcagcgaaCGGTCCGTGAAGAAGCCCCAgaacaagcagcagcagcaggaggcgaGCTGCTTgctggcgtcggcgtcggcgtcgtcgtcttcgtcgacGGCGGGCGGGTCGTTCCGGGGGATGCAGCAGCTGAGCCTGAGGCGGCTGTCGGGGTGCTACGAGTGCCACATGGTGGTGGACCCCATCAGCGGCGTGTTCAGGGACAGCTCCTCCATGAGAGCGGCCATCTGCTCCTGCCCCGACTGCGGCGAGATCTTCGTCCGCCCGGAGtctctccacctccaccagGCCACCCGCCATGCAGGCATCCCTCTCTGCTTTAAATCTTTAATTATTACTAccagcttgcttgcttgctttgtTCCTTCCCTTCTTTAATTTAATCACCCCACCCCCGTGTTTAACTTGCACTAAACTGCAttcttcatgcatgcatgcttcctcTATAGTAATACTTACTcctatatacatgaatatctcaccttttttaatttataattattgttACTAGTTCGGTCAAAATAATTATCAATACAAGTTATTAAGCTATTCTAATAACTAAAGAATGTACCTTTACAATTTAGAGTTTATCACTCCAGTATGCATGTGTATGTAGTACACTCTACTAGTACTAATTTCCAAGCTATCACATCATCAGATCGTAGAACATCATTGCAAATTACTCTAGAAGTGGGTCGTGGTCCTGATTGTACCGCGAGGGCAGATTGAATGAGGTTAATTGTAGTATGTTGGTCGGTGCTCAAAGTGATCCGATCGACCGAGCTTTATTCCCTCCcatcaagctagctagctagctgctgctttTCACGCTCTCAGTGAGTGAGCTGGAGAGTAGGCGACCTTATTAACTACAGTAGTGCCTCCGGATCACAAGATTGATGAATTGCATGGTTCCTTTTTATCGTGACCATGCATGTGTTAATTTCACGCTGTCAAATCAAGTGCAAAGCCACCCCATAAGTACTAGTATAGTGCTGCTACATTCATTTTGACCAGAACGAGGCCTTGGtcagttcctaaattttttttccaaaaacatcacattaaatttttgacacctaaataaagcattaaatataaatgaaccaaaaaactaattatatagttatgaaagaaatcttgagacgaatcttttgagcctaattagtccataattagtcataagtgctacagtaaccaacatgtgctaatgatggattaattaggctcaaaagattcgtctcgcggtttctaggctagccgtgaaattcgttttttcatctgtgtccgaaaaccccttccgacatccggtctaacatttgacgtgatattttcttccaaaaattttctcaatctaaacaccacatGAATTGAAGAATGTACTTACTAGTAGCAGTAGTCTAGCTGGACAGACTATTTATGCACGATTATGAAACAATTTAAGTTAGGATTAAGTTACAAATATACTAGTAAATGCtagtaatatatttacatgGACGGATATATATGCAGTGTCGGAGCTGGGGGCGGAGGACACGAGCAGGAACATAATATCGATAATATTCCAGTCGAGCTGGCTGAAGAAGCAGAGCCCGGTGTGCGCCATCGAGCGCATCCTCAAGGTGCacaacgccgccgccaccctcgccgccttcGAGGACTACCGCGACGCCATCAAGGCCAAGGCCAAGGCCaccctgcgccgccgccacccgcgctgCACCGCCGACGGCAACGAGCTGCTCCGCTTCCACTGCGCCACGCTCTCCTGCGCCCTCGGCCTCCACGGCGCCACCCACCTCTGCTGCGACGCCGACCACGCCTGCGGGGCCTGCGCCGTCATCCGCCACGGCTTCAGGGCTCCTGTCCGGACCATGGCCACCAGCGGCCGCGCGCACGACGCGGTGTCGTCGGACCTGCAGGGGCAGGGCGATCAGCGCCGGGCGATGCTGGTGTGCCGGGTGATCGCCGGCCGGgtgaggcggcagcggcagcggcagcaggaCGATGCGAATGCTGCgacgacggaggaggaggaggaggaggaggagtacgaCTCGGTGGGCGGGACGGCGGGGCTCTACTCCAACCTGGACGAGCTGGAGGTCTTCAACCCCACGGCCATCCTTCCCTGCTTCGTCGTCGTCTACAGGGCCTAGCTAATTCATTAGTTACTTTCACCGttaattgcatgcatgcatggaaccGATGATGATGACGGTCATTATATATCGACCCCTTTAATTTATTAGCACTTTCTAGTTAAGCAATTCGTCGTTATTGTTCTTGTGTGATCGATCGGATGATGGGATAATCACTATCCCCTTTAATTAATCACTATATATCACTGTATAGCATCGGAGTATGTAGTAGGAAGCTAGCAGTCCTCGATCCAACTGACTGACGGTATGAATTTCAGTGGGCATTTTGAAAGCATTCACGTGCTTGCATGCCTCTCAGTCTCAGATGCTGTTTGAAATTACGTAGGAGTCGAGTATGTATATATTGCCCCTGCTGGAGGCGAGGAGTCTGATGAGTTTGGGACAGCACTAACCCAGGGCATTGGTTGAATTTTGTTGGAGCAGCAGAGAAAGCAAAAGCACACCACTCACCAGTCAGTAGTCAGTAGTGTAGTGAAGCATATCATATTTGGTGCGAAAGCAAATAAATGGCAGCACCAAGGGCATGCATGGTGTTTCGAGCCAGCCTTTGAGCCCCAACACGACCCATACGTGTGCGGTGCAGTTCGATGAAACGGGCACAACTTTATTCTAACAACGAATAGTATGCTTACATTTTTTCATCAGTTTCAAAACTCAGtcgatttctatattttagaatgtacAGGCCACAGAGCTCATGTATGAGGAGGCGGCAGCAGTACGGTGGTTGGTTCGTTTGACCAAGTGTggagtagtagcagcagcataACCACCAGGACCAGCAATTTCtcttcaaggaaaaaaaacaacactaAAATGGGATCTGGTCAACATAAAAGGTCACGTAAAGAGGTTTTCATGTACTCTCTCTCTAGTCTAACTAGTAGACTAAGAAAAGAAGGTTTGGGCCGTTGGTCGGATCAACATCCATCCAAATGGATTGGGCCCAAATAGCAATATTTTGGAGGCCAGGCCGTAGATGCGGCCCGTGTGGAGTCTGTCAACTCAACTACTTGGCTTCTTCCTGCTAGttcttgctctctctctctctcgaaaAGAAGAAGGGAGCGATCCCATCCCAATTCCCAAGCGCAAGCACGGCGGGGGTTGGTTTGTTGCTTCACTTTTCTCCGCCCGGCCGCCCGTCCCgtttcgccgtcgccggctgaTGGGGAACATGACCCGCTCCGACTCCCCCATCTCCCGCCGCATCGTCCTCTCCTTCCTCGATTTCCTCAACTCCGGTCAGTCCCCTTTATCTATTCACGCTCAATTTTACCCCCACTCTAAGTCCACGCCCTCACCCTGCTGCGGATCAAaccaatccatccatcccctACGTCTACAGCCGCCGACCAGCCtgcctcgctcgctcgctcgcttcgGATCATCCTTTACTTTACTTCCAAGGATACTACTCACTACCCTAGCAGGGTTCCATTTGTTTcccagttttttttattttggcctCCCACCCCTACGCCTTGGCTAAATCCAACTCATTTTTCAATTCGGATACTTGACTGGAGGAAAGCCAGCCCCCTGCGGGCCATATGCTCTTGTTTGCTTCCACCACATGTTATGCTCACTATGGATCTTATCTTTATGCCACTCACGCTCAATTACCATGCTCCTTTTATTCTTATTCTTGTTGCAAGCATTTGGCGCATCAAACCAACATGGAACTTGGTAATACTGATCACTTAGCTAC
This window harbors:
- the LOC102717340 gene encoding uncharacterized protein LOC102717340 encodes the protein MVEPGRAAAARETKATSDAGMKKKVTLVASRKLDQKEKKDCSKCSSREECAEPESPSYRLALRSLFSCRNNSSSHAHSRRPHAHHRTDCKKLGCNSASVCKLSTQRPADEELKVVKDNKPSLTAEPYCKRRASVSACNSSSERSVKKPQNKQQQQEASCLLASASASSSSSTAGGSFRGMQQLSLRRLSGCYECHMVVDPISGVFRDSSSMRAAICSCPDCGEIFVRPESLHLHQATRHAVSELGAEDTSRNIISIIFQSSWLKKQSPVCAIERILKVHNAAATLAAFEDYRDAIKAKAKATLRRRHPRCTADGNELLRFHCATLSCALGLHGATHLCCDADHACGACAVIRHGFRAPVRTMATSGRAHDAVSSDLQGQGDQRRAMLVCRVIAGRVRRQRQRQQDDANAATTEEEEEEEEYDSVGGTAGLYSNLDELEVFNPTAILPCFVVVYRA